A part of Desulfobacter sp. genomic DNA contains:
- a CDS encoding DUF342 domain-containing protein encodes MKSGYLHGMNADTPSEGTAPDRISQTATHSDKVPDIFGHNNKALISLAVKCRLVTPEQESALLQTLVRKRKEQPGYTAVSLFKETNVLSETDIDFLFAVREHLEMKMLDKKFGELGVANRLVEAKSVQNALDIQSQIFKETNQSKLIGDILLENREISRADKAAILLTQDRIKDEFLAEAMNDIAASEMEKINLNMRFGAIAVKKGYITLDHLNRALAVQEAEAKEGKPKRYLGGILKELFDLSDDRLSRILQIQKELEKKRLSLETALERYNTETSINKRLAGLFEYRFAKNKLEARLRRNSREFEDISVPDLKRWISSVGIVWGICPDSDIQKFLTRNTVGDEIVIAAGQPPEPGSDGTLEFYFDTANPPGDREGESGARSFVKKGEPIARRIPASPGKPGKDVSGFTVAAPEPLEPVLNCGAGVIRDNDLYFADVDGSPVLYRNRTLFVKEMAESVPTRHHTGAIDTDMEDRWEGVNLRVDGSVLAGGKLRCRNLTVSGSIKGQVSADGEIIVKGEIGNPSGGDPAIIRAEGDVQAAKTVSNAIIVTAKGVKAPGADLSAAAVQALEDIIVKNVLDTGPRPCVLQTGNAPNVKAGHISSRIRSCRDKLEGLSCARETRELEDWFRERMELKDTYLEQNEFLKYLLALIKFPPLAGLPGLADKIRAARTPRKEWANLPRPPECASEAFRQFEKEFMATAGRMSPDALEEYIIEQADIKYGMYRASVSATRRYKREYEARRELIREKIDDSRHGIKKLEREIRALTVRKDAASLSRPSGPQAVPPAIRVKNKVAKGTVIKGKKAVLKVDRDIFGVKFTESHQTSESPSQIVIQGFYD; translated from the coding sequence ATGAAAAGCGGTTATCTTCATGGGATGAACGCTGATACCCCATCAGAAGGGACGGCACCGGATAGGATTTCTCAAACTGCCACGCATTCAGACAAGGTGCCGGACATCTTCGGACACAACAATAAAGCCCTGATCTCCCTTGCGGTGAAATGCCGCCTGGTCACCCCGGAGCAGGAATCCGCCCTGCTGCAAACCCTTGTCCGGAAAAGAAAAGAGCAGCCCGGCTATACGGCTGTCAGCCTGTTCAAGGAAACCAATGTCCTTTCGGAAACGGATATTGACTTTTTATTCGCCGTCCGGGAGCACCTTGAAATGAAGATGCTGGACAAAAAGTTCGGGGAGCTTGGGGTGGCCAACCGGCTTGTTGAAGCCAAGAGCGTTCAAAATGCCCTGGATATCCAGAGCCAAATTTTTAAAGAAACAAACCAGAGTAAATTGATCGGCGATATCCTTCTTGAAAACAGGGAAATTTCCAGGGCCGATAAGGCCGCCATTCTTCTTACCCAGGACCGGATCAAAGATGAATTCCTTGCCGAGGCCATGAATGATATAGCTGCATCGGAAATGGAAAAGATCAACCTGAACATGAGGTTCGGTGCCATTGCCGTGAAAAAAGGATATATTACCCTGGATCATTTGAACCGTGCCCTGGCCGTCCAGGAGGCCGAGGCAAAGGAGGGGAAGCCTAAGCGATATCTGGGCGGCATTCTCAAGGAATTGTTCGATCTTTCCGACGACCGGCTGAGCCGTATTCTTCAGATTCAGAAGGAGTTGGAGAAAAAACGGCTCTCTCTGGAAACGGCCCTTGAGCGGTACAATACCGAAACCAGCATCAATAAACGTCTGGCAGGCCTCTTTGAGTATCGGTTTGCCAAAAACAAGCTTGAGGCCCGGCTGCGGCGGAACAGCCGGGAGTTTGAAGATATCAGTGTCCCCGATCTGAAGCGGTGGATTTCATCTGTGGGCATTGTCTGGGGAATCTGTCCGGATTCAGATATTCAAAAATTTTTAACCCGTAATACTGTGGGCGATGAAATTGTCATTGCCGCGGGGCAGCCGCCGGAGCCCGGCAGCGACGGGACTCTGGAGTTCTATTTTGATACGGCAAATCCCCCCGGCGACCGGGAGGGTGAATCCGGCGCACGGTCCTTTGTCAAAAAAGGGGAGCCCATTGCCCGGCGGATCCCGGCGAGCCCAGGGAAACCGGGCAAGGATGTCAGCGGCTTTACCGTGGCTGCTCCTGAACCGCTGGAGCCCGTTCTGAACTGCGGGGCCGGCGTCATCCGGGACAATGACCTGTATTTCGCTGATGTAGACGGTTCGCCTGTCCTTTACCGGAACCGCACTCTTTTTGTGAAGGAAATGGCGGAATCCGTGCCCACCCGCCATCACACCGGCGCCATTGATACGGATATGGAAGACCGGTGGGAAGGGGTGAATCTGAGGGTGGACGGCTCTGTCCTGGCCGGCGGGAAACTCCGGTGCCGGAATCTTACCGTGTCCGGCAGTATTAAGGGACAGGTGTCTGCTGACGGGGAAATCATCGTCAAAGGAGAAATCGGGAATCCCTCCGGAGGGGATCCTGCCATCATCAGGGCGGAGGGGGATGTTCAGGCGGCTAAAACGGTCTCCAATGCGATTATTGTCACCGCTAAAGGGGTTAAGGCGCCCGGCGCGGATCTATCTGCCGCTGCTGTGCAGGCATTGGAGGATATTATCGTAAAGAATGTCCTGGATACCGGCCCCCGGCCCTGTGTGTTGCAGACCGGCAATGCACCGAATGTGAAGGCCGGGCATATATCCTCCCGGATTCGGTCCTGCCGGGATAAACTGGAGGGGCTGTCCTGCGCCCGTGAGACCCGGGAATTGGAAGACTGGTTCAGGGAACGCATGGAACTCAAGGATACCTATCTGGAACAGAATGAATTTTTAAAATATCTGTTGGCCCTGATAAAATTCCCCCCCCTGGCCGGCCTGCCCGGACTGGCGGATAAAATCCGTGCCGCCCGGACCCCCCGGAAGGAATGGGCGAACCTGCCCCGACCGCCCGAGTGTGCCTCGGAGGCATTCCGTCAATTTGAAAAAGAGTTTATGGCAACTGCCGGCAGGATGTCACCTGATGCCCTTGAAGAATATATTATTGAACAGGCAGATATAAAATACGGCATGTACAGGGCCTCAGTCAGTGCCACCCGCCGCTATAAACGGGAATATGAGGCCAGAAGGGAATTGATCCGGGAGAAAATTGACGACAGCCGGCATGGGATAAAAAAGCTCGAAAGGGAGATCCGGGCATTGACCGTTCGCAAGGATGCCGCCTCATTGAGCCGGCCTTCCGGGCCCCAAGCCGTACCACCGGCCATCCGGGTGAAAAACAAGGTGGCAAAGGGGACTGTGATCAAGGGCAAAAAAGCGGTCCTTAAGGTGGACAGGGACATTTTCGGGGTGAAGTTCACCGAATCCCACCAGACCAGTGAATCGCCTTCCCAAATCGTCATTCAAGGGTTTTATGACTAA